A stretch of Cicer arietinum cultivar CDC Frontier isolate Library 1 chromosome 5, Cicar.CDCFrontier_v2.0, whole genome shotgun sequence DNA encodes these proteins:
- the LOC140920246 gene encoding uncharacterized protein translates to MVRDASDWEQEREEWRTRLELAEARAKHTEDQLAALTTKIDSSGGGGRSLGELVERDRWRKMDIPIFSGDDAYGWTHRLERYFELRSVPEEEKLCATLVAMEGRALSWYYWWARCNLEPTWDGFKLAVVRRFQPSMVQNPFELLLALKQTGTMVEFVEEFEKYVGALKTIDQEFAQGIFMNGLKEEIQVEVKLYELKSLKEPTLISKASSYNKTVTVDTKPWLDNKTEGGTSAANLVSVQAGEGNKTRGGDFKHLSGAEMRDKREKGLCFRCDEPYHRDHKCKNKQFRMIILEEDDEEDNDAESLEVETFNSLQLSLCSMAGLTSTNSWKIQGAVQNYSVVVLIDCGASHSFISHEVVRKLSLLVEDTPSYMVEVEDGHRVKCKGKCRKLSLQLQGMEIKQDFYLFSLQGVDLVLGLDWLSGLGEVKINFGKLELTLSKDGKLITLVGDHSLTKTEFSY, encoded by the exons ATGGTGAGAGATGCGAGTGATTGGGAGCAGGAGCGTGAGGAATGGCGCACACGATTGGAGTTGGCAGAAGCGCGCGCCAAGCACACGGAAGATCAATTGGCTGCACTCACGACCAAGATTGATTCCAGCGGCGGCGGTGGTAGATCCCTAGGTGAACTCGTTGAGCGCGATCGGTGGAGGAAGATGGACATCCCGATTTTCTCAGGCGACGATGCGTACGGTTGGACGCACCGTTTGGAACGATACTTCGAATTGCGAAGTGTTCCCGAGGAGGAGAAGTTGTGTGCCACTTTGGTGGCCATGGAGGGTAGAGCGCTGAGCTGGTATTACTGGTGGGCTAGGTGCAATCTTGAACCAACTTGGGACGGGTTCAAGCTGGCGGTGGTTCGCAGGTTTCAACCTTCAATGGTACAAAATCCCTTTGAGTTGTTGCTGGCACTTAAACAAACAGGGACGATGGTGGAATTTGTGGAGGAGTTTGAGAAATATGTTGGAGCGTTGAAGACCATTGATCAAGAATTTGCACAAGGAATTTTCATGAATGGCTTGAAAGAGGAAATTCAAGTGGAGGTAAAACTTTATGAACTAAAGTCTCT AAAGGAACCAACACTTATTTCTAAGGCTAGTTCTTACAATAAGACGGTAACTGTTGATACTAAGCCTTGGTTGGATAACAAAACTGAGGGTGGTACCTCTGCTGCTAATCTGGTGAGCGTTCAGGCTGGGGAAGGGAATAAAACCAGGGGTGGTGATTTCAAACATTTGTCCGGGGCTGAGATGAGAGACAAAAGGGAGAAGGGGCTCTGTTTCAGATGTGATGAGCCATATCATAGAGACCATAAATGCAAGAATAAGCAGTTTCGTATGATTATTTTAGAAGAAGATGACGAGGAGGACAATGATGCTGAGTCTCTTGAGGTAGAAACTTTCAATTCTCTGCAATTGTCTCTTTGTTCAATGGCTGGACTGACTTCCACAAATTCTTGGAAGATACAAGGGGCAGTTCAAAACTACTCTGTTGTGGTACTCATAGATTGTGGAGCTTCTCATAGCTTCATTTCTCATGAAGTAGTTCGGAAACTGAGTTTGCTGGTGGAAGATACTCCTTCTTACATGGTGGAAGTGGAGGATGGTCATAGGGTGAAATGTAAGGGAAAGTGTCGCAAGTTGAGTTTGCAGTTGCAAGGAATGGAGATTAAGCAAGACTTTTATTTGTTCTCCCTGCAAGGGGTGGACTTGGTGTTGGGTTTGGATTGGCTCTCTGGTTTGGGAGAGGTCAAAATCAACTTTGGCAAGCTGGAGCTTACCTTGTCTAAAGATGGCAAGTTGATTACTTTGGTTGGTGATCATTCCTTAACTAAGACTGAATTTTCTTATTGA
- the LOC101497306 gene encoding DNA-(apurinic or apyrimidinic site) endonuclease encodes MKRFFQVVEKDSAGCLKKPKGDENEKEEENETKKEPLKFLTWNANSLFLRVKNNWSEFSKFITTFDPDVIAIQEVRMPAASSNSNSKSAPKNQDQIKDDTNSSREEKRILVRALSNPPFGNYRVWWSLADSKYAGTALFVKKCFKPKSVVFNLDKTASKHEPDGRVILAEFETLRLLNTYVPNNGWKEEANSFQRRRKWDKRILEFVNQNSDKPLIWCGDLNVSHEEIDVSHPEFFSAAKLNGYVPPNKEDYGQPGFTLAERARFGTILKEGKLVDAYRFLHKDKDMEQGFSWSGNPIGKYRGKRMRIDYFVVSEELKEKIVACEMHGQGIELQGFYGSDHCPVTLELSPSSNSQNEDIST; translated from the exons ATGAAACGATTTTTCCAAGTAGTAGAGAAAGATTCAGCGGGATGTTTGAAGAAGCCGAAAGGAGATGAgaatgaaaaagaagaagaaaatgaaacaaaGAAAGAGCCATTGAAATTCCTGACTTGGAACGCCAATAGTTTATTCCTTCGCGTTAAGAACAATTGGTCCGAATTCTCCAAATTCATTACCACATTCGATCCCGATGTCATTGCCATTCAAGAAGTTCGAATGCCCGCTGCTTCTTCCAATTCCAATTCCAAGTCCGCTCCTAAAAATCAAGATCAAATTAAAGATGATACTAACTCCTCCAGAGAAGAAAAAAGG ATATTGGTGCGTGCACTTTCAAATCCACCGTTTGGGAACTATCGTGTTTGGTGGTCACTCGCAGATTCAAAGTATGCAGGGACAGCACTATTTGTGAAAAAATGTTTCAAGCCAAAAAGTGTTGTTTTCAATCTTGATAAAACAG CTTCAAAACATGAACCAGATGGCCGAGTAATCTTAGCTGAATTTGAAACACTTCGTTTATTGAATACATATGTTCCAAATAATGGGTGGAAAGAGGAGGCAAACTCATTTCAAAGGAGAAGAAAATGGGACAAAAGGATCCTGGAATTTGTCAACCAAAATTCAGACAAGCCTTTAATATGGTGTGGGGATCTGAATGTCAG CCATGAAGAGATCGATGTGAGTCATCCAGAGTTTTTCAGTGCAGCAAAACTCAATGGTTATGTTCCTCCAAATAAAGAG GATTACGGGCAACCTGGATTTACCTTGGCCGAAAGAGCGCGATTTGGTACCATCTTAAAAGA GGGAAAGCTGGTAGATGCCTACAGATTTTTGCACAAGGATAAGGACATGGAGCAGGGCTTCTCATGGTCTGGAAACCCAATTGGGAA GTACCGTGGGAAACGGATGAGAATAGACTATTTTGTAGTTTCAGAAGAACTTAAAGAAAAGATTGTTGCATGTGAAATGCATGGACAAGGGATAGAGTTACAAG GTTTCTATGGAAGTGATCATTGTCCGGTTACATTGGAGCTCTCTCCTAGTTCCAACTCTCAAAATGAGGATATAAGTACTTAG